The genomic stretch TAATCCTCTTGAAACAATCTTTAGCATCTCCCATTTTTACCTTGATATCTTAAATTTTTATGTTTTCTCTTTTGAAGCATGTCAACAAGAAAACTAAAGATTGTTTAGTCACCCGACTAATCCTTAAAATtttgtaataataataataataataattaataataataataataataataataataataataataataataataataatggaTATTTGAATACCTAGATCTGGTAAAAAAAGActtcttaaattgtgttttaaaAATTATACATCCAAATATTGAAAAAGTATGGATGGGAATTGAAATTGAaataacaaataaaaaaaaaataataataataataaaaataaaaataataataataataacaataataataataataataataataataataatgatatGTGATAATTGAATAAAATATGTATAACTAATTGGTTTATGGTTTAACCTTTGATCGATGcatttaatttatatttatatattaatttaaataaattattaatatttataaatcaaacaatcaaaaaatcaaaataaaaaatattcatgcaaaataaatattaaaagttaataaataaattaatagaaaatataaaaaatattatctTAATAAAATTAGgataattaaaaaatataataaaaatatattattaaaaaaatgTTAAGAGCGGCAATAAAAATAGATAAAGGAGAATTCATTTTGTTATgagaaataataaaataacatGAACAAAAAAGTGTTTATTTTATTAAAGACGTTATATAAAAATTCCTAATAAAAATATGATAGTTATAAAATAGAACAGTTAGTAAGAAAAAGTTAGAATTTTTTAGAAAGTCGGTGAAAGAAATGTTAGTTTTactaaattaaataattaaaaataatattaaaagTTAGTGACATTTCCTAAAAACATgataattaaaaaataatataattattagGAAAATGTTGAATTTTTTTAACAAGTTAGTAGAGAAAAGTTTGTTTTTACTAAATTATaaataattgaaaaaaataaattaaaattagtgaaaaatatttatttttatcaAATAATTTTAAATATCTAATTGAATAAAAGAAATTATCGGGAAGAACAAATGTGAGTTGGGTAGCTCAATCGTGTTATTTATTAGTTAGGCTAAACAAATTGTTAATATTTATAGGTGaataatttttattaaaaaaaggTCATTGGGAAGAATGATAATGTTTTTGctaaataatttaaatatatatatatatatatatatatatcatgcTAACAATAAAAGTTTGATATTAAAAAGAAACTAAAGAATATTTTTATAACTAAAATATCTATAAAAGTATGAACGAAAGTACTATATAATACTATTTGACAAATAATATTATTTTGAAAATTAAGATATGATTCCTTGAATTTGTAGCCAAAGAAAAGTACATCATCCATATTAATTCACTCCATTAATCTCTGTCTTGTTCTCTACTTGTCATATACAATCATGCTATACATGTAAAAAATATTCATCACATAATTAACTTGTTGGCTAAAGATCTGACCCATTTGGTACTTTATCAAACTTTATATTCTTTTTCCTCCTACCTCAATCAACGTAGCACGTTTTATGCCATTGATGGATAATTAACATTTTACATTTTAATGAAAGTGAGGGAAGAGATACTTAAGTAAATCCTTAATCTCATTATCCTTTTTCGTCTTTTCCATTTCGTTTTTTCCTCTCCTTTTTCTTTAATCTCTCTCTATTTTTTTCCCATAACACAATGCCCATTTTTTTCCTCATCTGAGTCTATATACACACAAGGACATGAAATTCACATTAACAAAACCATTCATTCTCCGTTGTTTTCTCATCTCTCTTTTTCTCTCCCTCCCTTTTCTCTTCTTCCATCTCTTCTCTTCCCAACCACCCatcaccaccaccaccaccactaCAACAACCACCGGCCTGAAAATCCGACCCGGTTACACATCCTACGATACCTACATACAACGCCAACTCAATAAAACTCTCAACCCAAAACTCCGTAAAATATGGACCACCCGCGACTGGAACCGCAAGATCCCAGTTTTCGCCAAATTCTTCCAACAACTCATAACCAAAAACCTTCTACAAAAAACATCCAAAGCCTTATGCATTGGTGCACGCGTTGGACAAGAGGTTGAAGCTCTACGAAGAATCGGCGTCGCCGATTCCATCGGAATGGACCTCGTTCCGTATCCACCGTTGGTCGTGAAAGGCGATTTCCATAACCAACCTTTCGATAACGACACGTTCGATTTCGAATTCTCTAACGTCTTCGACCATGCGCTTTACCCGCAGAAATTCGTTGGTGAGATAGAACGGACGTTGAAGCCTAACGGCGTTTGCGTGTTACACGTGGCGTTATCGCGTCGCGCTGATAAATACTCCGCTAACGATCTTTACAGTGTTGAGCCTCTCGTTGAGCTTTTCAATAATTCTGTTCTGGTTCATGTTGTTAGCGTTGATGGTTTTGGGTTGGACACTGAAGTTGCGTTTCGTAAGAAACCACCAACTCCTCACAAATTGTAATTGCTTCATTGTTTATTTCctttgttttatttatttttctgGATATATTTAAATGGATTTAgattttgtttttttatttacTTTGAAATGAAGCATCTATTTTGATGTCTGCATGTTTAATAGTAACTCATTTCTTAACTTTTTATGACTAACGCCTATGCAATTATGAGTATAGCGACAAATATAATTCGTGAGAAGGATTAAAATTCATGTCTTTCTCTCAATAATAAGTTTGGTATTTGGTGAATGGTGTCAATGGTGAGTTTCATAGTTGATTAAGGGGATCAGTCCCTTGCTTGTGGATGAGAGATAACTTTAATGTAACAATGTcaatattataaaaaaaaattatttattaaataattggTATATTTAATCTATGATTTATATTTAAGATCAAATATATCAGATACTGGATAAATcttaaaatatatttatatttgAGATTAGAGAGATTATAGCCCTCCACTTATAAACTCAAATAGTTTATTGTTTATAATGTTTATCAATATTGTTtagttgaatttttttttaattaaataaaatatacattaaaaaatcataaataatttAAAATGTATTAACTTCAATAAAAAATTTCTTATAATATTGATAGGAAAAAATAATAACCAGTATTAAAGCATTTTAGCTATTTAAAACACTATTAAAAGAAATTTTTATGGTTAAACTAATTCAATTGATAATTGTATTAAAACATTTATCATTTTAACTGAAGTGACAGGCAACATCCATTTGTTTATTTTAAGAAGGAAAATTTTACTAGAcaaaaaaaattatgatattttTCATCTAATCATTTAATATTTGTATTTATCATCCCTATGAAGAAAAGTTAAACGCTCCTATATTTTAGAATTTGGTGTAGCCATACATTTATCAATTAATTAAGTAAATTAATTTTATctaaaatatattaataatacACAACCATATTCTTTAGTAAAGAATTTCTAAAAAATAATTCTTAATGAAAAAGTGCTCTTTTTTGACATAGAAATCTATGATTAAGTGCTCTTTTAAACAACAAGATTATGGATGCTTTAACACATTTGCACTTCACGTAGTGTATATGTTAATCATGGTGTAtaaacaagtcaagcatatatTATATATATGTACGAATGTAATTGGATTGAGCTTTGTGTTCATGTCGTTTTCTGTAGTTGGCTTAGTGCTGTGACACTGTTAGATCGAAACGTTGCAACCTATCCTAGGAGATGGGAAAAACAAGTTATTAAAGGGCTAGAGTTAAATATGTTTAAAGTTCTcttaaatattttataatttagttttaactttttttttaaaattaaataacaaCTTTTTAATATTTTCCTTTCTCACATTTGACTCACTTTTTAAATTTCTTCTAATAAAAATTGACGTAAAGGGACAATTAGCTCAATTTTATGTTCCCACATTTGTTTACTCTTCTGTTCAACCTCTTTGTCCATCAGGTGAACAAAAAGATAATAACTCCGACCAACGAAGCAACTGACACTGAGAAAAGAGTCATTGCAGAGATGCACGCTTTCATGGGCGACCTATGTCGCCATAACCAAAATTTGAAGGATAACATCCTCCACATCTAGTAGGGCCAGCAAGAGGTTGACCTTATAGAAGAGGTGGAGATACTATACCCCCATCCTCTCTCAAATGAGATATGAGAGGCGCTTGTTCTAGAGAATTTTAAGGCACCTTCGTTGGCTAAGTTTGACGGGCTCATCGACTTATATATACACGTCGCCTTCATTAACACGCAGATGAAAATCATTGGAGCTCCTGATTCCTTGAAATGCAAGCTCATCTCTGAAACTTTCAGAGATGCATTCTTGAGGGGGTATATGGGTCTGCCTCGACTTTCCATCACCAACTATCAGAAGTTGGTGCAAAAACTAGTCCACCGGTTTGCAGCAAGCAGGCACAAAAAGATGGTTGCCACCAGCCTCTTCAATATTCGTCAATGTTAGAACAAGGtttggttatgcatctataccttgagtttttatgataacaatgttgtatttgtgtgagaataattttggtaccctaatggtttgttaaTGTGTAGCTTTAATAGTCAATTTTGATTCTGAAGATATGACGTGCAACATCATTAGTTTCTGAACGATGAGTTCCAACTCCGCTTTTGCACCAGACATAAGAAGTTCTAAGAGATGTTCAAAGTTGttgctgcaatgatctttctgcttctgtgttgattcactcctgagaagcttctAAGGAGACGATATGTTGCTGCTGCAACGTTCTCTTAGTTcgtgcttctggacgtgactctgatcatAAAGCTTTTGAAGAATGGCAAGGTTCTTatgttacttagctgaagattttgaagatctcaagccagacgttgaggttatcaaggttctaaCTGTAGATTCTCAAaactctgaagattctgaagatactgaagatctcaatTCAGATTATTaacgttgtcaaggttctgaccaaagattttgaagatactgaagatctcaagccagactactaacactgtcaaggttctgaccaaagattctgaagtttctgaataAATCTTTATGTTTCTccatttcatgcttcatcaactttcatcaaaagccaatgaacttgaagataaaACCAAATAGGtatgtgatcaaatagtacatagtgcaaatcaaatattctttccactacctgatttcgtggacaaggacagtactatacatcacacctaTCACTAATTTTGTGGGCGAATGATAGTACGCAGTATCACTCCTTTCGCCATCCAACAGTAGACAACCGCTCTATTTGGTttccccatttttccctccaacggtctCTTTCATTATGCTATCTAAGTGGGACTTGGAGATTTGAAGAAAACAAGAATGCTACAACAATTTGACAAGTTtgtttctttgtgaaaagcttTCAATTTTGTACACATATTTTTTTTAAGTATTTGTTTAACATTTGTGTAAAATTTGTTTGTctagaagcaacttgtaacacacaaaatattattcaaactgtttgtttgattcctcAAGGAGACTAGGGTATAATTAAATTcttaagaagacaaagaaagttgttctttatgaatccttaaggagactagggtgtagtaggatccttgagaagacaaagaaggttattctttgtgattattataattagttgattatagtggattaagcccttgtgtataaggcaaaatcttggcgggtggattggagtagttttgagtttcaagcgaacaaggataaaaatacttgtgtttttatctctttgttattaactttttagtggtgttcttgagttggcGAAAAAGATTTTCTTTTGTAAAATCtaattcaaacccccatttcttgtgtttttcacaccttcaattggcatcagagctctgAATCTGATTGTGATAAAGATTTATCAACACTTCACTGTGTTTAGTACCAATCCAGTTTTGTGTGAGAAATAATGGTCGCTGCTAACGTTGTTAACAACaatgagagagatcactacagtGCAAAAACACAAATTTTCGATGGTGACAAAATTTGATCATTGGAAAGAtgaaataaaaaatttatttcttggttacgatgttgatctctgggatcttgtagtcgatggctaCGTTCACCCAGTTAACGCTGAAGGAAATAATATAGAAAGAAGTGATATGGCTGATCAAcagaagaaagatttcaaaaatcatcacaatGCTAGAAATATATTGTTAAATTTtatctcttatactgagtatgagaagataacaaataGAGAT from Lathyrus oleraceus cultivar Zhongwan6 chromosome 7, CAAS_Psat_ZW6_1.0, whole genome shotgun sequence encodes the following:
- the LOC127104990 gene encoding uncharacterized protein LOC127104990, whose product is MKFTLTKPFILRCFLISLFLSLPFLFFHLFSSQPPITTTTTTTTTTGLKIRPGYTSYDTYIQRQLNKTLNPKLRKIWTTRDWNRKIPVFAKFFQQLITKNLLQKTSKALCIGARVGQEVEALRRIGVADSIGMDLVPYPPLVVKGDFHNQPFDNDTFDFEFSNVFDHALYPQKFVGEIERTLKPNGVCVLHVALSRRADKYSANDLYSVEPLVELFNNSVLVHVVSVDGFGLDTEVAFRKKPPTPHKL